In the Balaenoptera acutorostrata chromosome 7, mBalAcu1.1, whole genome shotgun sequence genome, one interval contains:
- the IRF5 gene encoding interferon regulatory factor 5 isoform X1, which produces MNQPAPAALPPPRRVRLKPWLVAQVNSCQYPGLQWVNGEKKCFYIPWRHATRHGPSQDGDNTIFKAWAKETGKYTEGVDEADPAKWKANLRCALNKSRDFRLIYDGPRDMPPQPYKIYEVCSNGPTPAESQPSEDYTLGAGEEEEEEEEELQRMLPSLSLTEAVQPGPPMAPYSLPKEDVKWPPTLQPPVVLGPPAPDPSLLGPAPGNPADFGELLSEVLPSPQPGTLAASLTPTGEQLLPDLLISPHMLPLTDLEIKFQYRGRPPRALTISNPHGCRLFYSQLEATQEQVELFGPVSLEQVRFPSPEDIPSDKQRFYTNQLLDVLDRGLILQLQGQDLYAIRLCQCKVFWSGPCASAHGSHPNPIQREVKTKLFSLEHFLNELILFQKGQTNTPPPFEIFFCFGEEWPDRKPREKKLITVQVVPVAARLLLEMFSGELSWSADSIRLQISNPDLKDRMVEQFKELHHIWQSQQQLQPVAQAPPVAGLSAGQGPWPMHPVGMQ; this is translated from the exons ATGAACCAGCCTGCCCCCGCTGCCCTTCCTCCGCCCCGCCGCGTACGGCTGAAGCCCTGGCTGGTGGCCCAGGTGAACAGCTGCCAGTACCCGGGGCTTCAGTGGGTCAATGGCGAAAAGAAATGCTTCTATATCCCCTGGCGCCATGCCACGCGGCACGGCCCCAGCCAGGATGGAGATAACACCATCTTCAAG GCCTGGGCCAAGGAGACGGGAAAGTACACCGAGGGGGTGGACGAGGCTGATCCGGCCAAGTGGAAGGCCAACCTGCGCTGTGCCCTTAACAAGAGCCGTGACTTTCGCCTCATCTATGATGGGCCCCGGGACATGCCGCCTCAGCCCTACAAGATCTACGAGGTCTGCTCCAATGGCCCCACTCCTGCAG AGTCACAGCCCAGTGAGGATTACACTCTCGgtgcaggagaggaggaggaggaggaagaggaagag CTCCAGAGGATGTTACCAAGCCTGAGCCTcacag AAGCAGTGCAGCCCGGCCCCCCCATGGCACCCTATTCTTTACCCAAAGAGGATGTCAAGTGGCCACCCACTCTCCAGCCGCCTGTGGTGCTGGGTCCCCCTGCTCCAGACCCCAGCCTCCTGggccctgcccctggcaaccctGCTGACTTTGGGGAGCTGCTTTCTGAGGTCCTGCCGAGCCCACAGCCTGGGACCCTGGCTGCCAGCCTGACCCCAACAGGCGAACAACTCCTGCCCGACCTGCTGATCAGCCCTCACATGCTGCCTC TGACCGACCTGGAGATCAAGTTTCAGTACCGTGGGAGGCCACCCCGGGCCCTCACCATCAGCAACCCCCATGGCTGCCGGCTCTTCTACAGCCAGCTGGAGGCCACCCAGGAGCAGGTGGAGCTCTTTGGCCCTGTGAGCCTAGAACAAGTGCGCTTCCCCAGCCCCGAGGACATCCCCAGCGACAAGCAGCGCTTTTATACCAACCAGCTGCTGGATGTCCTGGACCGCGGGCTCATCCTCCAGCTACAAGGCCAGGATCTGTATGCCATCCGCCTGTGCCAGTGCAAGGTGTTCTGGAGCGGGCCCTGTGCCTCAGCCCATGGCTCACACCCCAACCCCATCCAGCGGGAGGTCAAGACCAAGCTCTTCAGCCTGGAGCATTTTCTCAATG AGCTCATCCTGTTCCAGAAGGGCCAGACCAACACCCCACCACCGTTTGAGATCTTCTTCTGCTTTGGGGAGGAGTGGCCTGATCGCAAACCCCGAGAGAAGAAGCTCATCACTGTACAG GTGGTGCCTGTAGCAGCTCGGCTGCTGCTGGAGATGTTCTCAGGGGAGCTTTCTTGGTCGGCTGATAGCATCCGGCTACAGATCTCAAACCCAGACCTCAAAGACCGCATGGTAGAACAGTTCAAGGAGCTCCATCACATCTGGCAGtcccagcagcagctgcagcctGTGGCCCAAGCCCCTCCTGTGGCAGGCCTCAGTGCTGGCCAGGGGCCCTGGCCCATGCACCCAGTTGGCATGCAGTAA
- the IRF5 gene encoding interferon regulatory factor 5 isoform X3: MNQPAPAALPPPRRVRLKPWLVAQVNSCQYPGLQWVNGEKKCFYIPWRHATRHGPSQDGDNTIFKAWAKETGKYTEGVDEADPAKWKANLRCALNKSRDFRLIYDGPRDMPPQPYKIYEVCSNGPTPAESQPSEDYTLGAGEEEEEEEEELQRMLPSLSLTVTDLEIKFQYRGRPPRALTISNPHGCRLFYSQLEATQEQVELFGPVSLEQVRFPSPEDIPSDKQRFYTNQLLDVLDRGLILQLQGQDLYAIRLCQCKVFWSGPCASAHGSHPNPIQREVKTKLFSLEHFLNELILFQKGQTNTPPPFEIFFCFGEEWPDRKPREKKLITVQVVPVAARLLLEMFSGELSWSADSIRLQISNPDLKDRMVEQFKELHHIWQSQQQLQPVAQAPPVAGLSAGQGPWPMHPVGMQ; encoded by the exons ATGAACCAGCCTGCCCCCGCTGCCCTTCCTCCGCCCCGCCGCGTACGGCTGAAGCCCTGGCTGGTGGCCCAGGTGAACAGCTGCCAGTACCCGGGGCTTCAGTGGGTCAATGGCGAAAAGAAATGCTTCTATATCCCCTGGCGCCATGCCACGCGGCACGGCCCCAGCCAGGATGGAGATAACACCATCTTCAAG GCCTGGGCCAAGGAGACGGGAAAGTACACCGAGGGGGTGGACGAGGCTGATCCGGCCAAGTGGAAGGCCAACCTGCGCTGTGCCCTTAACAAGAGCCGTGACTTTCGCCTCATCTATGATGGGCCCCGGGACATGCCGCCTCAGCCCTACAAGATCTACGAGGTCTGCTCCAATGGCCCCACTCCTGCAG AGTCACAGCCCAGTGAGGATTACACTCTCGgtgcaggagaggaggaggaggaggaagaggaagag CTCCAGAGGATGTTACCAAGCCTGAGCCTcacag TGACCGACCTGGAGATCAAGTTTCAGTACCGTGGGAGGCCACCCCGGGCCCTCACCATCAGCAACCCCCATGGCTGCCGGCTCTTCTACAGCCAGCTGGAGGCCACCCAGGAGCAGGTGGAGCTCTTTGGCCCTGTGAGCCTAGAACAAGTGCGCTTCCCCAGCCCCGAGGACATCCCCAGCGACAAGCAGCGCTTTTATACCAACCAGCTGCTGGATGTCCTGGACCGCGGGCTCATCCTCCAGCTACAAGGCCAGGATCTGTATGCCATCCGCCTGTGCCAGTGCAAGGTGTTCTGGAGCGGGCCCTGTGCCTCAGCCCATGGCTCACACCCCAACCCCATCCAGCGGGAGGTCAAGACCAAGCTCTTCAGCCTGGAGCATTTTCTCAATG AGCTCATCCTGTTCCAGAAGGGCCAGACCAACACCCCACCACCGTTTGAGATCTTCTTCTGCTTTGGGGAGGAGTGGCCTGATCGCAAACCCCGAGAGAAGAAGCTCATCACTGTACAG GTGGTGCCTGTAGCAGCTCGGCTGCTGCTGGAGATGTTCTCAGGGGAGCTTTCTTGGTCGGCTGATAGCATCCGGCTACAGATCTCAAACCCAGACCTCAAAGACCGCATGGTAGAACAGTTCAAGGAGCTCCATCACATCTGGCAGtcccagcagcagctgcagcctGTGGCCCAAGCCCCTCCTGTGGCAGGCCTCAGTGCTGGCCAGGGGCCCTGGCCCATGCACCCAGTTGGCATGCAGTAA
- the IRF5 gene encoding interferon regulatory factor 5 isoform X2: MNQPAPAALPPPRRVRLKPWLVAQVNSCQYPGLQWVNGEKKCFYIPWRHATRHGPSQDGDNTIFKAWAKETGKYTEGVDEADPAKWKANLRCALNKSRDFRLIYDGPRDMPPQPYKIYEVCSNGPTPAESQPSEDYTLGAGEEEEEEEEELQRMLPSLSLTEDVKWPPTLQPPVVLGPPAPDPSLLGPAPGNPADFGELLSEVLPSPQPGTLAASLTPTGEQLLPDLLISPHMLPLTDLEIKFQYRGRPPRALTISNPHGCRLFYSQLEATQEQVELFGPVSLEQVRFPSPEDIPSDKQRFYTNQLLDVLDRGLILQLQGQDLYAIRLCQCKVFWSGPCASAHGSHPNPIQREVKTKLFSLEHFLNELILFQKGQTNTPPPFEIFFCFGEEWPDRKPREKKLITVQVVPVAARLLLEMFSGELSWSADSIRLQISNPDLKDRMVEQFKELHHIWQSQQQLQPVAQAPPVAGLSAGQGPWPMHPVGMQ, translated from the exons ATGAACCAGCCTGCCCCCGCTGCCCTTCCTCCGCCCCGCCGCGTACGGCTGAAGCCCTGGCTGGTGGCCCAGGTGAACAGCTGCCAGTACCCGGGGCTTCAGTGGGTCAATGGCGAAAAGAAATGCTTCTATATCCCCTGGCGCCATGCCACGCGGCACGGCCCCAGCCAGGATGGAGATAACACCATCTTCAAG GCCTGGGCCAAGGAGACGGGAAAGTACACCGAGGGGGTGGACGAGGCTGATCCGGCCAAGTGGAAGGCCAACCTGCGCTGTGCCCTTAACAAGAGCCGTGACTTTCGCCTCATCTATGATGGGCCCCGGGACATGCCGCCTCAGCCCTACAAGATCTACGAGGTCTGCTCCAATGGCCCCACTCCTGCAG AGTCACAGCCCAGTGAGGATTACACTCTCGgtgcaggagaggaggaggaggaggaagaggaagag CTCCAGAGGATGTTACCAAGCCTGAGCCTcacag AGGATGTCAAGTGGCCACCCACTCTCCAGCCGCCTGTGGTGCTGGGTCCCCCTGCTCCAGACCCCAGCCTCCTGggccctgcccctggcaaccctGCTGACTTTGGGGAGCTGCTTTCTGAGGTCCTGCCGAGCCCACAGCCTGGGACCCTGGCTGCCAGCCTGACCCCAACAGGCGAACAACTCCTGCCCGACCTGCTGATCAGCCCTCACATGCTGCCTC TGACCGACCTGGAGATCAAGTTTCAGTACCGTGGGAGGCCACCCCGGGCCCTCACCATCAGCAACCCCCATGGCTGCCGGCTCTTCTACAGCCAGCTGGAGGCCACCCAGGAGCAGGTGGAGCTCTTTGGCCCTGTGAGCCTAGAACAAGTGCGCTTCCCCAGCCCCGAGGACATCCCCAGCGACAAGCAGCGCTTTTATACCAACCAGCTGCTGGATGTCCTGGACCGCGGGCTCATCCTCCAGCTACAAGGCCAGGATCTGTATGCCATCCGCCTGTGCCAGTGCAAGGTGTTCTGGAGCGGGCCCTGTGCCTCAGCCCATGGCTCACACCCCAACCCCATCCAGCGGGAGGTCAAGACCAAGCTCTTCAGCCTGGAGCATTTTCTCAATG AGCTCATCCTGTTCCAGAAGGGCCAGACCAACACCCCACCACCGTTTGAGATCTTCTTCTGCTTTGGGGAGGAGTGGCCTGATCGCAAACCCCGAGAGAAGAAGCTCATCACTGTACAG GTGGTGCCTGTAGCAGCTCGGCTGCTGCTGGAGATGTTCTCAGGGGAGCTTTCTTGGTCGGCTGATAGCATCCGGCTACAGATCTCAAACCCAGACCTCAAAGACCGCATGGTAGAACAGTTCAAGGAGCTCCATCACATCTGGCAGtcccagcagcagctgcagcctGTGGCCCAAGCCCCTCCTGTGGCAGGCCTCAGTGCTGGCCAGGGGCCCTGGCCCATGCACCCAGTTGGCATGCAGTAA